CTTCCTCCTAAATTTCCTCAATCGAGGATAGGGTGACGAGCAATTCACACTTTTTTGTTTGCACACAGCGTCGATTGGGTCCGATTTCGGCTTGAATCGCGAAAAATTGAGGTATTATGGACGATATCGGGGGATGTCTCGATTTTCTCAATGCCTAATTTTGAGATAGTGCCCGAGGCCGCTGGAGGGAGGTGACAAACTTGCAAATAGATTCCTCAGAGTTCCGTAATTCATGATTAACCCTCAGGAGGCAAGTAAGCAATATGGTCATTTCATGCGGCGAATATGGTATCGGATCGATGTGATCTCTCGGTGTAGAGCAAATAGCGAATATAGCAAGTTAATGACCGGGTACTCGCACGTTGATGTTGACCTTTGCTATCTGCAGTTGCGTAAATGCTTTGAGTTAATGATGTTCGCCTCGGTTTTGGCACATGACTCATTCGGACACGAATTAGGCAAAAAAATACTAAACAAGGAATGGAAGCCTGGGAAGATCATAGAGAAAATGCGTCAGGTGAATCCTGACTTCTATCCCATACCCATTCACGAAACCTCGTCCGGAACCTCCGGTGCTCGGAAGTCAGAGAGGCTCAAAGATGGATTTTTGACAGAACTAGAATTTGCCCAAGCATATGGACACTGTGGTGATTGGCTACATGCAAAAAGGGAAGATCCATACCGAGATCTGGACATGTGCTGGCAAAAAATCCAGAACTATGAGACTAAACTAGTCAGACTCTTGAAGCATCATTTTATACTTCTAACAGATAGTCTCATTCTTGAAGCGAAAATGCCTGAAAAATTAAGTGGAGAGGTTGAAGTAATCATTTTAACACATTCTACACCCGATGGGCCTGTAGATTTGCATCACAACCACGCTCCCTAAATTGTGGAGTCAAAGGACCTTGTGCGTATTTGATTCCATGGTGATTCCGTCCTTTGTGTGTAAGTATTGGCTACCTGTGATAAGTTGTAATATCAGATTGCTCATTAAAGGATTAAACCTCCAGATCAGCTTTTTCAAAAGATCGCGGGAGGAGTTTAAAAGTCATCTTAGATGCGATTCATTCTTCGGAACAAAGAAGTGTTTTGAGTTCTGGTTTGCAAGTGTGAAAGGTGCAGCCGTAAAGGAGATCATGAGGATGGCCGAGACGTTTGAACAACACGTCAAAGGTGCTTGCAATGCAATTTGGCAAGTACATTCAATGCTAAAGTGGAGCGACTCAACGGAACGATTCGGGAAGTCATACAGTCGGAAAAGGATACACAAAATTTGAGAACTTCAGATCTACACTAGATCTTATGTCCACAACATTTGCGGTAGAGCCATCTTAAGAAATAAATTGCTTCAATGTCAAGACATAGCTTTCGTGTGAGTACTGGCCTGAAAGACCTCATCGGACGGGGGCTTATTACTAATGAATTTGTCGCAGTCTTTGAACTGGTTAAGAACTCGTTCGATGCCCACGCCAACAAAGTCATACTTCGCTTTGGGAGCGATAGTATTCATATTATTGACGACGGTAAGGGAATGTCAAGGCATGACATAATTAACAAGTGGCTCTTTGTTGCATATTCTGCAAAACGAGATGGAACAGAAGATGTTGACTACAGAGATTCAATACGTAAAGGGAGACGTGATTTTGCCGGCACCAAAGGTGTAGGTCGTTTCTCTTGTGATCGCCTGGGTAAATCTCTAGTTCTCTTATCCAAAGCCAAAAATCGTCCTACATACAAATTGACTACTGACTGGACAAAATATGAGGTAGACGCACAGGAAGATTTTGCGAACATACAATGTGACTTGTCACAACTCCGACCAGGCTCACAAGAAAACGATTTGCTGGCTGCTGAGACTGGAACAGTGTTACATATTACTCAATTGCGCACATCTTGGGACAGGCAACGACTGGTGCAACTGAAATTGGAATTAGCCAAACTTATAAATCCAATAGAAGAGATTTCGCCTAAGTTTTCGATTGAGATAGAAGCCCGCAAGGAATCAGATGCCGATAAGCAGGAGTCAGATCCTGTGAAAAAAATTAATGGTCCCGTACAAAACAAGGTGATGGACATCTTGAAACAACGGACGACTACTCTCTCCGTTCATTTTTCTGACGAAGGTCAACGGGTTGAAACTGAGTTAGTTGATCGCGGAGAGATGATATACCAAATAAGTGAACCCAACACTTTCGAGTCGCTCTATGAATCAGAATTTCGGGCTGAAATTAGTTTTCTGAATCGAAGCGCAAAAGTCATATTTGCCAGGAAAATGGGGCTAAGAAGTAGGGACTTTGGATCAATATTCCTGTTCCGCAATGGGTTTCGAGTATACCCCATCGGAAACGAGACGAACGACTTCTTTGGTTTGAGCCGTAGAAAACAACAGGGATGGAGTCGCTACCTAGGTACTCGAGACCTGATTGGTGTAGTAGATGTCAAAGGGATTAAGGGCATTGATGAAGCTACAAGCCGGGATCAAGGGCTCATATTGACTCGCGAGGCACGTGAGTTGCAAAAGTGCGTGCTCGAAAAATGTGTTATACGCCTTGAGCGGTACGTCGTGGATATTTCCTGGAAGGATAAGTTAGATAAGGATGAGGATACTATTTCACGAATGAAGTTAGACGAAAGTAGTGCTCTGATTACTAGTCTTGTTTCACGCTTAGCGGCCACAGAGGGTGTCGAAATAATCGGATTCAACCCAGATCTTGTTCGAATAGTAAGTCAAAGGTCCGATCATTTCAAAACGTCGATGGATGCTATGGAACAGTTAGCTGGAAAAATATCCGACCCGAAACTTACAGATTATATTAGAGCAGTCAAGGATAGTGTTCGTGAATTGGCTCGTGAAAAGCAGGAGGCGGACAAGATTCAAAAAAAGGCAGTGAAAAGGGCAATTCGTGCAGAAAAGGAAGCGGAAAAGGCCAAAAAACAGGTAGACAAGGAGCGTAAGCGCAATAGATTTTTAGTGGCAGCCTCGTCGCTTGATCACGATACTGTCTTAAATTTACATCATCAAATCATTATGTATTCCTCTGATGTGAAACATCATATTTTGCGCTTGATCAAAAAGGCAAAAAAAACAATCGACATTAGCTACAACGATTTGCTCTCATCCTTGAATGTAATCTCCTTCAGAAATAGTCAGATTCTCTCGGCCGCTCAATTTGCAACAAAGAGTGGATACGTACACCAAGCAGTAAAAACAAGAGACGATATTGCTTTGTACATTCATGACTACGTTGAGCATGTATCGCCACTGTGGAAATCAAGAGGGATTGAGGTGATCGTAAGTGAACCGTTACCCCAGTTTGTCGTGGAGTATCAACCGATTGATATTGCAATACTGATAGATAACCTCGTAACAAATTCCGTTAAGGCCTCGGCTACCCGTCTGTGTCTGTTCTTGAGCGTAATATCGTCAGAAAAGCGATCTGAACAACTTGTTGTTAATGTAGCCGATAATGGAGATGGGTGGGCAGCGGAGATTGATCCACTTGACACCGTACTTGAAAAGGGGACTACTACTACATCAGGTGCAGGACTTGGTCTTTACCATGTTGCCGATGTAGTTCGTTCACTGAACGGATCAATTTCGTTGTCACGCACGGGACAATCTAAAGAATGGTCGGGTGCGTCCATCAGTATTCGCATCCCGAAATGACATTAACCTTCTCGCTTTTGGTCGTTGACGACCAACCGGCTACAATCTCTGGTGCTATTGCCCTTCTGGACGACCATCTGCAAGAGAAAGGATTTCGTTTGAAGTATGATGTAGTGGCCATAGAATCTGGTGATACATCTTCGCTTGGCAATTATGAATCAGGGGCATATGATCTTGCGATTATTGACTTCAACTTGGGTGATCCGAATATGAACGGTATAGAAGAGGCTAAGTACTTTCGCAATAAAAATCAATACAATGAATTGATCTTTTACTCGGGGCAGGCAGGATTATCAAATCTTCGATCGGAGTTGTCGGAGGCCGCAGTTGATGGAGTGTTTCTTAGTACACGTGAAAATCTTGGTGAAGCTCTAATCGGTGTTACTGATATCGTCATTGGAAAGCTTACGAACGTAAACTTCATGCGAGGTATCGCGATGGCGGAAGTGGCGGAAATAGATGTGGAAATGCTGACAACCTTGATTGATATTTTCGAGGATAGTGCCAATGCTGATCTACAAGAGCTGGCAACACGCATACAGGGAAAATTAGCAGATAAAAAAACCACTCATTTCGAGAAAACAGTAAAAAGGTTCGAGAAGGACTCTCTTTCGAAAATCCTAGAAGATGGTAAAACGGTTACATCAGCAGAAATTTATCAACTGATCATTTGGCTTTTGCAAGAGATAGGGGTCATGGGTCGGAGTAAGAAGAAGAGTGATCGGCAATTATGGAAATACAATAACAAAGTGCTCAAGCCTCGTAACATCCTTGCCCACGCTGTAGAAAAGCAAGTTCAGGGGCAGCCTCCTGTCCTCTGTTTTAAGAAAACAGGGGAGTCTCCCTCAGAGATAGATGAGGAGTGGATGATCGGTTACCGTCGTACTTTATGGGAGACTAAAGAAGAAATCAAATCAATCTGCAATAATCTCCTCCAGAAGCTTCCGGGGAGGGACATTCGTGAGGATGCTTAACAGAATGATGCCAATTTGCTCCGATACAAGTGGCGGGACAGCATCCGCTACCTGAGTATATCGCGGTGTTTCTTGGCTTCTCTTATGCCCTCCGGTCGTATAATTGCCTTTAAAAGAAAACCAGTCTGGAAACGATTGTAGTCGCGCATATTCTCTAACAGTGAGTATTCTAGGTTCTGAATAATGTAATAAATCTTCTGGCAGGCTTGTGAGTGTCGGAGCTACTCCTTGGGATTTAAGGATACGAACCGTGTGCTTTTTCAGTCCGTGCATCTCCCGTATTTTTTCTGGAACGGTTACACCGGGGCACCCGTCTTCCCTACAGTGCGAGATAATCGACTCAAATCGCTCTATTATATGTTTCCTGTGACGTGGAAGTCTTAAGTCTGATGGTGTACCATCTAAACCGTCGTGCATCCCGATTTGATATGATGTCTGAGGTGATTTATATCGAATTGAATCAAATCCAGGGAATTGAATGCTTGGGGACTTGCCGTTGCCAGACAATTCTAGATCCCCAATAGCGTCTTTGACTGTTGGACAGTGGGGAAGTCCCTTTGAGTTAAGAAATATTTCTACATTTTGACTGAGCTCGAGAAAGAAATCATGAATGCGGGAAGCAGACTGCATATCTTTATTCGCGCCTACGAGGATGTACCGCTTTCGCGCCTGGGGAACACCAAAGTCTCGTGTATTGATAATTGTGCTATTAATTGTGTACTTATTTTCTAATTTCCGTTCAAGTTCGGTAGCAAAATTTCGAATTGATTCTTCGGCATCAACGGGGAAGTTGTTGGTGAATCCGGTGACATTTTCAAAACAAATTAGGCTAGGCTGGACCAAATGCAATAGCTGAATGTACGCCTCGTATAGGCGATTACGAGGATCAGCCTGATTTCTTCTTCCTGCCATAGAATAACCCTGACATGGGGGCCCTCCAACTACCAGATCCACCGCACCCGCCATCTGTGACAGCTCATGTGTATGTGTATCTAGCAATTTCTGGATGTCCCAGGGTTTAAGTTCAATTCCGTCGGGCCAATCGAAACTATTACGGTACTTTCCTTCAATTAAGTTGTGTTTGTACGTATTAAAGGCCCACGGATCTTTCTCAACTGCTAGTAATCCCCTCCAGTTTCCACGTGCAAGGCCAAGGCTAAGGCCTCCACAGCCGGAAAAGACATCAATGTACGTTGGGGAGGACAAAAACCCTTTACAGCATTCAATGACCGCACCACCGTTGCTATTTGTCATGGAGAATCATGAGTTTTGGGTAGTCGTACGCCGTACACTGGAAACGTTGTACCGTTGGCACCGCATTGCGAATTCGACGAGCTCCTGAGATGAAGAAGGCTTCTCTTCATACGGGATCACTATTCGCTAGGTTAATTGGCGCTCCTCCTGATTTATTTTCCGCAGGGCGAGAGGAACATAATTGTCGACCGATTCAACAAGAGATCACCTGCACTAGTAGCTCTGTGACGGTCTTCGTGGCACGCGTGGTCCCGTATTTGGCATATACATCCGATAGTGGCCCACTCGGTTCCACGGATAATTAAAGTCACAGCTTAGGACCTGCTTCACGATACTCAAAACAAAGGAATTTATATGTTTAAGTTGAAAAATCGAAAAAACGCACCTTAGGTAATATACGAACACTAATTCGGAAGTTGTATATTAATGTTGGGTTTTGGTCCTTTACACTGAAAGGGTGCTACCATTTTGGAGTTCACCGAAAAGGAACCCCGATGAAGCAACAACTCAACGATGGAGTGAGAATTTCCATTGTCCGGACAGTGAATTAACATCCATCGATACGAAAGTGAGAAAGTGTATCGATGCAAGCACAATACCATGGGACTCGAATTTCGCAACTGAAGAAAATGCTTCAGCTTCAAAACGAATACGGCAATGGAGAAATCACGGTTCCTTTGAAGATATGGGTGTGGGCGATCTGCCTGAATCGCACCAGTCTGAAGGGTATTTTCTTTATGAAGTTATTTAGATACGTTGATGTTTGTCAGGCAACTACATGGTTTATGCTTCAACGGATTCGAGAAGGGTTAATCCCTAGTAGGATGTTATTTGAGGCTCCGGTTGAAGTATACTTCGACAGTCTTGAGAAGAACAAGCACGAGCGGAAAAAGGCCAGAATGGGCCGAGGGCCAGCGAGTAAAACCGCCGTAGCCACTATGAGGGACGGGACTATTGGGTTGATCAGAGCGCAGCTTTACGCGGACTCTACCAGTAGCTGCAAGAACATAGATCCTCTACGTAATACGGTTGCACACTCGGTTTTAGGATACGTTAACGGTTGGGCGCACGTCGGTGGTATGGAGAGTTTCTGGGTCGGGTTCAAATGGACGTTGCAAGGCACGCATCACCAGATTTGCAAGAGGCACTCGAATCGATATGTAGTGCAACCTGTGGGCAAGCAAAACATGTACCTGTTGGGCACTGTGGCCAAATGCATTATGTGTTGGTGGGGCTTGTTGGAAGGCGAATTCTTTATAGGGAATTGATGGCAATGAAAATGGAGACGTTTGCTGACTTGTTTTGCGGTATTGGGGGCTTTCACTACGCGGCTGCTAACTTGGGCCTGCGCTGCGTTTTCGCTTGTGATATTGATGAGGCGGCGTGCAGACAATACAAGGAGAATTTCGGACTTGAACCAGAGAGGGACATTTATGATGTGGTGGCCACGGATATACCAGATCATGATTTGCTGTTTGCCGGATTTCCGTGCCAGCCATTCAGCATTATCGGCGACAGGAAGGGGCTAGGGGATTCCAGAGGTCTCTTGGCATTTGAGATTGTCCGCGTGCTTCGGGCAAAGCAACCGGCGGCGTTTGTCCTCGAGAATGTTCGCCAGTTCGCCACAATTGGCAAGGGCGCAGTAATCCGCTCGCTTCTATGCGAATTGGGAGAATCCGGCTATAACTGCGACTGGCGAATTTTGAATGCTTTGAATTATGGCCTCCCTCAGAAGCGAGAACGAACGATAATTGTCGGTTTCCTTGAACAGCAGACAATGGATCAATTCAAGTGGCCCGTTTCTGCGCGAAAATATAAGCCGTTGTCTGAAATTCTTGAGGACGACCCGGACGCCAGGTTTTTGGCAAGCGACTACATACGAGATAAGCGAAAGGCGGCTCACACTCCCCAGATCGCACCGTCGATCTGGCACGAGAATAAGGGCGGCAACATTAGCAGTCACCCATATTCGTGTGCACTTCGGGCTGGCGCGTCTTATAATTACTTACTGGTCAATGGCGAGCGCAGGCTTACACCTAGAGAAATGTTACGGCTTCAGGGATTTTCAGACAGCTTTGATATAATTGGCAATGATAGCCAGATTAGGAAACAGGTGGGGAATGCCGTCCCCGTCCCTATGGTTCAAGCAGTCATAAACGAGGTGCTAGATGCAAACAAGAGTACGTGGCGGGTTCCAGAAGCGCGAACCGTATCCGCTTAACCAGCCCACCGAGGCTGTCGTATTAAGGATCTGCCAGCGAATCGTTTACCAGCTAGCTAGTGGCCGTGCTGAATTGTCCGGCGACGATTGGTCAAGGATATTCGCGGAATCCATAGAAGGGGTCAATCACGCCAGCCCATTGGGCTTGGCCGACGTTTCGTGGAACGGTTGTTGCTGGTCGCTCAAAACCGTTAAAGCGCGCGACCCCCTTAATACGCGCACCGTCAGACTAATTTCAGGACGAAATGATCCGAATTTTTCGAGTGGGATATCCGATCCTTATGTAGATATTTCTGCCACGGGGGCATCGGTTCTTTCCATTTGTAATCAGCGGTTGGCCGAGACACAGATACAGCACAGTGACATACGCTTGGGTGTGTTGGTGCGCAATATGAGTCGACTTGAGTTCACTTATTTTGAGCGGCCTATGGTCATATTTCCCGTGAATGATTACAAATGGGAAGTTAACCGCAACAACAATCTGGAAGGGTATGGGAAAAGTGGCCACAGGTTCACTTGGCAGCCACATGGGGGACAGTTTACGATCAAAGAATCGGTACCGGACAGTGGGAGACGATTCAGAATCGTCCAGCGTCCTGGAGTGGCTAGTCTTGAAGCAGTACTGCAGAACGTTGGTTTTGCCGAAGATTGGGTACAGATCATAAGGTAGCCATGGATCGACTCACTCCGAAACAGCGTAGCAAGATAATGGCGGCTATTCGCTCTAAGGACACGAAGCCCGAACTGTTCGTGCGACGGCAACTGCATGCACTCGGCTACCGGTTTCGATTACACCGAAAAGATTTGCCCGGGAAACCAGACATTGTGTTCCCTTCCCGAAAATGCGTGATCTTCGTGCACGGTTGTTTTTGGCACGGACATGGCTGTAGACCTAACGCGCTTCCGACAACTAGGCGCGAATACTGGGGGCCTAAGATCAAAGGAAATATGGCGCGTGACGAACGAAACCGCAACGATCTTGAGGCGGCGGGATGGAATGTATTGACAGTTTGGGAATGCGACTTAAGACAGCCAAAATCATTGGACTCCGTGGCAGCTTGGCTGGACGCGCATAGCGTAATGCGTGGACCAAAAAATGGAAGTGGACAAATGAATCCGTGAAACAGCCGATTACAAGCAAATTTTGAGCACATGGGCAACGCTCCCACCGCGAACTCGTGTGCTGCCAAGGAAAGCCATATGGTGTGGACGTTAATTTGATCTGCGATAAAACCTCATTTTTGAGTGCAAATCGAGCCAAAAATAATTTTTTTCAAGCATGCAAGCGCTTCCATTGAAACCAAATCTCAAAAGACCGTAAACAGGGGCGTCATAAATTTTTGCAATCTCATGATTATCAAAAAAGTCAGCCCTAAAGGGCGCTCAGTACGTGTCACGTTTGAACTTCCTCTGGAGGAAGCTCAGCACAGTGCCAGCATCGTTGGAAGTTTCAATAACTGGGACGCGACGGAGCATCCGATGACCCGCAACGATCGTAAAGGTGTCTGGACAAAGGCACTATCGTTCAAGCCGGGCTCCAAAATTGAATTCCGTTACTTCATTGACGGACACAGATGGCATAACGAGCCCCAAGCCGACACGTATGAGCCGAATCCACACTATTCGGATAACAGCGTCCTGACGCTTTAACCGAACAGGAATAGGACGACGTAGACCGCGGCAATCATTGCGAATACATCTGCAATGAGCCCCGCTGGAACGGCGTGACGCGTTTTTCGGATATTCACGGCACCAAAGTAGACCGCAATCACATAAAACGTGGTTTCGGTGGAGCCGAACATGGTGGCGACCATTTTGACGAAGATGGAATCTTCGCCGAACTGGTTGATCATGTCTAGGACAATCCCGACGGATCCAGATCCCGTCAACGGACGGACTATACCCATGGGGATTACCTCAGCGGGGATGCCGATCAATCCGACGACAGGTCGAAGGAGGTCGGTTAGGAAGTCCATTGCGCCGCTGGCGCGAAACATCCCGATCGCAAAAAGGATTGCGATCAAATAGGGGATGATCATTACGGCGACGTGAAACCCCTCTTTGGCACCGTCCACAAAGACTTCGTAGACACGAACCTTGCGGATCATCCCGTAGAGCGGGAAGCCGATCAGGATTGCCGGTAGGACCAGTGCAGATGCGTAGTCCAGAAATACCTGTACTATATTCATGGTGTCACCTCGCGGTAGCGTTTGAGCCGTCCTAAAAGCTTGACAGCAGTAATCCCCACGATCAGGGAAAGTGCGGTCGTAATCAGGATGGAGAAAAACAGCTGGTTGATTTGCAGCCCCATGATGGCAACCAGCGTGACTGGGGGAAGGATCTGTACGCTGGCGGTATTCATGGTGAGCAGCATGACCATCGGGTCTGTTGCGGTGTCTTCGGTTTCGTTGAGTGTCTGAAGCTCTTGCATGGCTTTGATGCCGAGGGGTGTGGCTGCATTGCCCATTCCCAGCATATTCGCAGAAAGGTTGAGGACGATCATCCCTAGAGCGGGGTGATCCTTGGGGACTTTCGGGAAGAGTGGTCGGATGAGCGGCTGCGTGAAGCGGACCAATGCATGGAGCATGCCGGATGCTTCTGCGATCTTGAGAAGCCCCATCCACAGCCCCAGGCCTCCAATCAGTCCAAGGGCCAGGGTGACTGCTGTCCTGGCAAAATCCAGTGCAGCAGAGGCTATGGCATTCATCTTGACCCAGCGCACGGGACCAAAAGTGATGGCCGTTTGCCATTCGGCGCCGGTGGGGGTGCCCTGCAAGGCACCACGACAGTCATCCTGACCTGTTTCCTGGCAGACCGTTTGCAGAGGCTCTGCGAGGGAGGCCTCTGCTGCAAACCGGAGTTCACGTCCCGCAGACGTCTGAAGAAGTATACCAGGCCAGGTGTTACCAGTGATAGAGCTGTCTCCGTAGTGGGTCGCAAGATCACTTCCCAAGAGCTGTACGTCTACATATTGTCGACGGGCATCGGCATTGTACTCCTCATCAAACGTGACCGTGATGGGCAGAGGGGTGCCGTTACGGTAGGTATCCTGCACAAAATCCGTTAGATCACTCGTCAGAGCGAATACCAGACTCAGGACAATCAGTCCACCCCAGATATGATTCAACATAGGCTCAAGGTTTGGGCGTGGAAGGGGATACCTCTTCGGTTGGAGGGGAGAGTAAAACAGTTTCCATATTGCGCATACTAAGTGTGGTGTTTGGTCCGAGCAGGTTTGCACGTACAAGAAGCCACGCAGTCACATTCAGATAGTCCTCATCTGAGAGCGTTTCCGCCGCATTATAGGGCATCTGCTGTTGATTGTAGGTATAGAGCTTGGCTGCATCGAGTCGGGAGGCAAGAACTGCAGGGGTCAGTCGTGGGCCAGTTCCGGGAGCTTCGTGACAACTATGGCAATAGGTGGAGTAGACGGCACTGCCAAGTCTTTGCTGCAACTCGGGATCCGGGTTTGAACAGGCGGAAGCGGCAATCAGGACGGATGTCAGTCCAAACATGATCCGCATCAACTCACTACCTGAATGGGATGGGGTAACCGCATGTTGAACAAGTAGCCCTTTTCATTGTGCGGGATAGTTTCGGGCTGCTCCGTTCCCAAAGCGTCCACAGCAGAGGTGATGATGATGTGTTGACCAGGTGTTGCATTCCAGTCAAGTTCAAATCGTGTCCAACCATAGCGCATGCGAGGCTCTAATAGCTTTGCATCCTTCCAAGAACTGCCGCCATCATCGCTCCAGCGGACCTGAGCAATTGGGCCATCCGGGCCATAGGCATACCCATAGATGCGGTGAACCCCGTTTCTTAGCACGGCTGGCCACGGCAGGGCTAACGTGCTCTTGAGCGATTGCTTATTGGCGACCTGCCCGCGGGCCTGTCCTTCGGGAGGGTAATCCTCCCCGATCAGTACGTAGGAGGTCGTATTGTTCCGGCTCCATATCTGCGTGTCCGATACTTCAATCCGGCCGAGCCATTTGACGCTGCTGCTACCAACCCATCCGGGCACTAATGCGCGTACGGGTGCGCCATGATCTTTAGGAAGCGGAACTCCGTTCATGCGCAGCACCAAGAGTGTATCCGGGTCCATCGCTTTGCTCACAGGCAATGGTCGCCTGAATCCTCCCTCTGGAGCACCTTGATCCATCCCAATCAGTTGGACAGCCTCTGCAGATTCCTGGATTCCTGCTGCCTGGAGCACCTCAATGAGTGGAACGCCGGTCCACTCGGCCATCCCAACTGCACCACGCTTCCATTGGGTTCCCGTTGCGACTTTGCCAAGTAATGAGCCAAAGAAAGCGCGCTGATTCCCACCACACTCTAGGTAGGCAAAAACGGTTCGGCTCGGCATGGATCGGAGATCCTCATAAGAAAGGGTGAGAGGGGTCTCAAT
The nucleotide sequence above comes from Rhodothermaceae bacterium. Encoded proteins:
- a CDS encoding sulfite oxidase; the encoded protein is MSRNRRNFLKTVGSISLIGGCTSAEDAPEAFFKDPKPFVQHGTANLESKLENQESFLTPVEEFFVRNNDVSLDIPVDDYRLTVEGTAIETPLTLSYEDLRSMPSRTVFAYLECGGNQRAFFGSLLGKVATGTQWKRGAVGMAEWTGVPLIEVLQAAGIQESAEAVQLIGMDQGAPEGGFRRPLPVSKAMDPDTLLVLRMNGVPLPKDHGAPVRALVPGWVGSSSVKWLGRIEVSDTQIWSRNNTTSYVLIGEDYPPEGQARGQVANKQSLKSTLALPWPAVLRNGVHRIYGYAYGPDGPIAQVRWSDDGGSSWKDAKLLEPRMRYGWTRFELDWNATPGQHIIITSAVDALGTEQPETIPHNEKGYLFNMRLPHPIQVVS